The Saimiri boliviensis isolate mSaiBol1 chromosome 12, mSaiBol1.pri, whole genome shotgun sequence nucleotide sequence CTGCCCCCACTCAGGTAGGCGCCTCCACTGGCCAGGCCTTCTGCAGGATCACAGGCGGTCCTCAGAGCTGACCTCAGGCCCTGCCTCATCGTGCCATTTTTAGCTCTAGCTGACCTCTGGGTTGTTTCCCATCTTGGCTCTTTGGAAAGTGCTGAGAACCCAGGAGCCCTTGGGGACctggacctggtgggaggtgctcAGCTAGGCCAGCCTCAGCCCCCATGCCGACTATCATTTCCTCTTCTAGGAGCTCTTGCTCTGAGCTGCTTCTCTGGCGATACCCTGGCAGCCTCATCCCTGAAGCCCTCCGGCTGCTGAGGCTGGGGGACACCCCCAGTCCCTCCTACCCTGCAACCCCGGCTGGGGACATAATGGAGCTCTGAGTGCTAGTGGACAGCGcccctcccaccttccttctTCCCCACAACAGAAGAGACCAGCGACTCCCGCAAAGGGACAAGGAGCCTCCCTCTCCTCCAGACCAGGCATCTGGGCACCAAGACCTTCCCTCAACAGAGGACACTGAGCCCAATGGAGCTCTGGGATGAGAGGGGTGGGAGCATGGGAAGGGCGGCATCCCACCCCCAAGAAGACCTGAATAAAGATCGCTGAGCAAAGAAAGGCTTCCATCTGGAACCTGGGGCTTTTGGGGGTGGTGGAGAGGGCAGAGGCGCAGGATGCTGGGGTTTCTTCTCAAGATCTTCCCTGGAAAACTGTTAGGGCCAGCCAGGTCCTGGCCGGCTGAGTTCCAGGCATTGAGAATGTGTGAGTCAGAGCCTCACCCCCGCCCCCGTGGCTGGCTGactcactccctccctccagctCAGGGTAGTCAGTCGGGGATCACAGCCTCTCCAAACCATTTAAAGTTAAAGATTCCTTTATTAATAAATTCTCCCTCCCCTCCGAACTCTCCCCAAAATAAATATCTCCTCCCCTCTTTAGGGAGTTGGGGGGGTCTGTATCTTAGGGCCAGCCCTCCTAGTGGGCCAGCCCCCTAGTGTTAAAAATAGGTCCCTAACCCCCCAGGCTGGTGAC carries:
- the HCFC1R1 gene encoding host cell factor C1 regulator 1 isoform X3; its protein translation is MATHFSQLSLHNDHPYCSPPMAFPPALPPLRSSCSELLLWRYPGSLIPEALRLLRLGDTPSPSYPATPAGDIMEL